Proteins encoded together in one Kutzneria kofuensis window:
- a CDS encoding rhamnogalacturonidase, which produces MDRVSRRRIVTLGAAGAAGMALPLAGTAAAEPAKPAGKLFDVTEFGARGDGVTIDTAAINRAVDAAAAHGGTVFFPAGTYASYSVHLKSNVALYLGHNATLLAAAPAGGKGYDPAEQPGAGNNYQDFGHSHWHNSLIWGENLVNVTIGGPGTIDGKGLVSGGSQESQPLQGNKAIALKLCRNVVIRDVTMVNGGHFCVLPTGVDNFRIDNVVIDTNRDGIDIDCCRGVRISNTTVNSPADDAIVLKSSYALGYVRDTENVTIDNCFVSGYDLGTLVDGTYKTANFGRTGRIKCGTESNGGFKNIAISNVVFEHCRGLAFETVDGGALEDITVSNITMRDVQMPIFFRLGSRMRGPAGIPVGTLRRVSIANLIAHNSDPRYPSAIAGIPGHRIEDVRISNVRHHMVGGLTMDGIPANPPEAENAYPEPTMFGPLPAYGFFIRHVDGVTLDNVEVRYEQQDLRPAFALRDVVDADFHHVKADKATGAPTFVLDDVTDFRVTTSRPVADTQLDQAGHSEL; this is translated from the coding sequence ATGGACCGGGTGAGTCGTCGTCGCATCGTCACGCTGGGGGCCGCGGGCGCGGCCGGGATGGCCCTGCCGCTGGCCGGCACCGCCGCCGCGGAGCCGGCCAAGCCGGCCGGAAAACTGTTCGACGTCACGGAGTTCGGCGCCCGTGGCGACGGCGTCACGATCGACACCGCGGCGATCAACCGCGCCGTCGACGCGGCGGCGGCGCACGGCGGCACGGTGTTCTTCCCGGCCGGCACGTACGCCAGCTACTCCGTGCACCTCAAGAGCAACGTCGCCCTGTACCTGGGGCACAACGCGACGCTGCTGGCGGCCGCGCCGGCCGGCGGCAAGGGCTACGACCCCGCCGAGCAGCCCGGCGCCGGCAACAACTACCAGGACTTCGGGCACAGCCACTGGCACAACAGCCTGATCTGGGGCGAGAACCTGGTCAACGTGACCATCGGCGGACCGGGCACCATCGACGGCAAGGGCCTGGTCAGCGGCGGCAGCCAGGAGTCCCAGCCGCTGCAGGGCAACAAGGCGATCGCGCTGAAGCTGTGCCGCAACGTGGTGATCAGGGACGTCACCATGGTCAACGGCGGGCACTTCTGCGTCCTGCCGACCGGTGTCGACAACTTCCGCATCGACAACGTCGTGATCGACACCAACCGGGACGGCATCGACATCGACTGCTGCAGAGGCGTCCGCATCTCCAACACCACCGTCAACTCGCCCGCCGACGACGCGATCGTGCTCAAGAGCTCGTACGCGCTGGGCTACGTGCGGGACACCGAGAACGTCACCATCGACAACTGCTTCGTCAGCGGCTACGACCTGGGCACGCTGGTCGACGGCACGTACAAGACGGCCAACTTCGGCCGCACCGGCCGGATCAAGTGCGGCACCGAGTCCAACGGCGGCTTCAAGAACATCGCCATCTCCAACGTCGTCTTCGAGCACTGCCGGGGGCTGGCGTTCGAGACCGTGGACGGCGGGGCGCTGGAGGACATCACCGTCAGCAACATCACCATGCGCGACGTGCAGATGCCGATCTTCTTCCGGCTCGGCTCGCGGATGCGCGGCCCGGCCGGCATTCCCGTCGGCACGCTGCGGCGGGTCAGCATCGCCAACCTGATCGCGCACAACTCCGACCCCCGCTACCCGTCCGCGATCGCCGGCATCCCCGGGCACCGCATCGAGGACGTGCGGATCAGCAACGTGCGGCACCATATGGTCGGCGGCCTGACCATGGACGGCATCCCGGCCAACCCGCCAGAGGCGGAGAACGCCTACCCCGAGCCGACCATGTTCGGCCCGCTGCCGGCGTACGGGTTCTTCATCCGGCACGTCGACGGCGTCACCCTGGACAACGTCGAAGTCCGCTACGAGCAGCAGGACCTGCGGCCCGCGTTCGCCCTTCGGGACGTCGTCGACGCCGACTTCCACCACGTGAAGGCGGACAAGGCCACCGGCGCGCCGACATTCGTGCTCGACGACGTGACCGACTTCCGGGTCACGACCAGCCGCCCGGTGGCGGACACGCAACTGGACCAGGCCGGTCACTCAGAGCTCTGA
- a CDS encoding ATP-dependent DNA ligase — protein MDLPVMPPVRPMLAKAVHEVPTADGLLYEPKWDGFRCIVFRDGDEVELGSRNDRPLTRYFPELVDLLLEVLPPRCVVDGEIVVVTGDGLDFDTLQNRLHPAASRVRKLAVETPASFVAFDLLALGDDNLMDEPFTRRRELLESVLGGDLARIHITPLTHDPAVAQDWFTRFEGAGFDGVMAKPGDLPYEQDKRVMWKVKHERTADCVVAGFRWHKDGNGVGSLLLGLYDDEGTLHHVGVASSMTAARRKELVDELAPLRENAVETHPWRDWAVAQSEAGGRMPGGQSRWSAGKDLSWEPLRPELVAEVRYEHVMAGRLRHGGRLVRFRPDRTPESCTYSQLDQVAPAELKALFGT, from the coding sequence GTGGACCTTCCAGTGATGCCCCCGGTGCGGCCGATGCTCGCCAAGGCCGTGCACGAGGTGCCGACGGCGGACGGCTTGCTGTACGAGCCCAAGTGGGACGGCTTCCGCTGCATCGTGTTCCGTGACGGCGACGAGGTGGAGCTCGGCTCCCGCAACGACCGGCCGCTGACCCGGTACTTCCCGGAGCTGGTCGACCTGCTGCTCGAGGTGCTGCCGCCACGGTGCGTGGTGGACGGCGAGATCGTGGTCGTCACCGGCGACGGGCTGGACTTCGACACCCTGCAGAACCGGCTGCACCCGGCCGCGTCGCGGGTGCGCAAGCTGGCGGTGGAGACGCCGGCCAGCTTCGTCGCCTTCGACCTGCTCGCGCTCGGCGACGACAACCTGATGGACGAGCCGTTCACCCGGCGGCGTGAACTGCTGGAGAGCGTGCTCGGCGGCGACCTGGCGCGGATCCACATCACGCCGCTGACCCACGACCCGGCCGTCGCGCAGGACTGGTTCACCCGGTTCGAGGGCGCCGGCTTCGACGGCGTCATGGCCAAGCCCGGCGACCTGCCGTACGAGCAGGACAAGCGGGTGATGTGGAAGGTCAAGCACGAGCGGACCGCCGACTGCGTGGTCGCCGGTTTCCGGTGGCACAAGGACGGCAACGGTGTCGGGTCGCTGCTGCTCGGCCTGTACGACGACGAAGGCACCCTGCACCACGTCGGCGTGGCCAGCAGCATGACCGCCGCCCGGCGCAAGGAACTCGTCGACGAGCTGGCTCCGTTGCGGGAGAACGCTGTGGAGACGCATCCGTGGCGGGACTGGGCCGTCGCGCAATCCGAGGCCGGCGGGCGGATGCCGGGTGGGCAGAGCCGGTGGAGCGCCGGCAAGGACCTGAGCTGGGAGCCGCTGCGGCCCGAGCTCGTGGCCGAGGTGCGGTACGAGCACGTGATGGCCGGGCGGCTGCGGCACGGTGGCCGGCTCGTCCGGTTCCGCCCCGACCGCACGCCCGAGTCGTGCACCTACTCCCAGCTGGACCAGGTCGCGCCCGCCGAGTTGAAGGCGCTGTTCGGGACATGA
- the ligD gene encoding non-homologous end-joining DNA ligase gives MSDAVVVEGVTITHPEKVFFGRIGATKLDLVRYYQAVAEPFLATVRGRPLLLERYPEGAGGKSFFQKRVPKSAPDWLQTAVVSTPNGTTSDALVAADLAHVLWAVNMGCLGFHVWPVHAANPSVTDELRIDLDPSPGIGFGQIQEAALLVRDFLAECGIRAYLKTTGSRGLHIYVRLQERWDGYQVRAGAVALARELERRHPTLITAKWWKEERGARVFVDFNQNAPHKTVFGAWCARPRVGGQVSTPIDWSQLATVDPDSLTILTVPTFVAEHGDAWAGMNDEPQSLEPLLERSERDMAAGLMDAPWPPVYPKMPNEPPRVAPSRARPTDS, from the coding sequence ATGAGCGACGCCGTCGTGGTCGAGGGCGTGACCATCACGCATCCGGAGAAGGTGTTCTTCGGCCGGATCGGGGCGACGAAGCTGGACCTGGTCCGGTACTACCAGGCCGTCGCCGAGCCGTTCCTCGCCACCGTGCGGGGGCGGCCGCTGCTGCTGGAGCGCTATCCCGAGGGTGCCGGCGGCAAGTCGTTCTTCCAGAAGCGTGTGCCCAAGTCCGCGCCCGACTGGCTGCAGACCGCCGTCGTCTCCACGCCCAACGGCACCACCAGCGACGCCCTGGTCGCCGCCGACCTCGCGCACGTGCTGTGGGCCGTGAACATGGGCTGCCTCGGTTTCCACGTGTGGCCCGTTCATGCCGCGAACCCCTCGGTCACCGACGAGCTGCGGATCGACCTCGACCCCTCCCCCGGCATCGGCTTCGGCCAGATCCAGGAGGCCGCGCTACTGGTGCGGGACTTCCTGGCCGAATGCGGCATCAGGGCGTACCTGAAGACGACCGGTTCCCGGGGGCTGCACATCTACGTGCGTTTGCAGGAGCGTTGGGACGGCTACCAGGTCCGGGCCGGCGCCGTGGCCCTGGCCCGGGAGTTGGAGCGCCGGCACCCGACTTTGATCACCGCCAAGTGGTGGAAGGAGGAACGGGGCGCCCGGGTGTTCGTCGACTTCAACCAGAACGCCCCGCACAAGACCGTCTTCGGCGCGTGGTGCGCGCGGCCCCGGGTCGGCGGGCAGGTGTCGACCCCCATCGACTGGTCGCAGTTGGCGACGGTCGATCCGGACTCCCTGACCATTCTCACCGTGCCGACATTCGTTGCGGAGCACGGCGATGCGTGGGCGGGGATGAACGACGAGCCGCAGTCGCTGGAGCCTCTGCTGGAGCGGTCGGAACGGGACATGGCCGCCGGGCTGATGGATGCCCCGTGGCCGCCGGTGTACCCGAAGATGCCCAACGAACCGCCGCGGGTAGCACCGAGCCGGGCACGGCCCACGGACAGCTAG
- a CDS encoding aminoglycoside phosphotransferase family protein, which translates to MPASGAPSTGELKFEQDLVRALLWDQHPDLAGMELRDVSGGWDNQLWRLGEELAVRLPRTERAPALLHTEQTWLPMLAERLPLPTPTPVRVGKPSNLFEHTWTIARWVEGEPADRAPITRVEAAEVLAGFLRALHHEAPADAPANPSRGIPLADMPNVDGWFELIGDHSDAGAVWEVWERAVAAPAWPGAPLWLHGDLHPANVVVRDGMLAGVIDFGEMCSGDPATDLSAAWMLLPAGAAHRFFDAYEQADEATIARARGWAVLRAVGLIEIGRNGRLGLPGGKPTWEPAGYATLERVVAG; encoded by the coding sequence ATGCCAGCGAGTGGAGCCCCATCGACGGGCGAGTTGAAGTTCGAGCAGGACCTGGTGCGGGCGCTGCTGTGGGATCAGCATCCGGATCTCGCCGGCATGGAACTGCGTGACGTCAGCGGAGGCTGGGACAACCAGCTGTGGCGCCTCGGGGAGGAACTGGCCGTGCGCTTGCCGCGCACCGAGCGCGCGCCGGCTCTTCTCCACACGGAGCAGACGTGGCTGCCGATGTTGGCCGAACGCCTGCCGCTGCCGACGCCCACCCCGGTGCGCGTCGGCAAGCCTTCGAACCTGTTCGAGCACACCTGGACGATCGCGCGTTGGGTCGAGGGTGAGCCGGCCGATCGTGCGCCGATCACCCGCGTCGAGGCGGCCGAGGTCCTCGCGGGGTTCCTGCGGGCGCTGCATCACGAAGCGCCTGCGGACGCCCCGGCCAACCCTTCGCGCGGCATTCCGCTCGCCGACATGCCGAATGTCGACGGCTGGTTCGAGCTCATCGGCGACCATTCGGACGCTGGCGCCGTGTGGGAGGTGTGGGAGCGGGCTGTCGCGGCGCCCGCCTGGCCGGGCGCGCCGCTGTGGCTGCATGGTGACCTGCATCCGGCCAACGTCGTCGTCCGGGACGGGATGCTCGCCGGAGTGATCGACTTCGGTGAGATGTGCTCGGGCGATCCCGCGACCGATCTTTCGGCCGCCTGGATGCTGCTGCCCGCAGGCGCGGCACATCGGTTCTTCGACGCCTACGAGCAGGCCGACGAAGCGACCATCGCCCGGGCCCGCGGCTGGGCCGTCCTGCGCGCCGTGGGCCTGATCGAGATCGGGCGGAACGGCCGGCTCGGCCTGCCCGGGGGCAAGCCGACCTGGGAACCGGCGGGCTACGCCACGCTGGAACGTGTCGTGGCCGGCTGA